Proteins encoded together in one Acholeplasma hippikon window:
- the rnpA gene encoding ribonuclease P protein component, producing the protein MKRVYSLKNQETIDLIFKEKRSVGNSYFAVYTKDHDLSHFKYAISIGRKYGNAVERNLAKRRIRHILSNYKDIMKNMSFVIVVKPSSQELSFVDIKKKLEGLLIKSKLIEKEDVSNA; encoded by the coding sequence ATGAAAAGAGTATACTCACTCAAGAATCAAGAAACAATAGATTTAATATTTAAAGAAAAACGTTCTGTTGGAAATTCTTATTTCGCAGTATATACTAAAGATCATGACTTATCACATTTTAAGTATGCAATCTCAATTGGAAGAAAGTATGGCAATGCAGTAGAACGAAACCTGGCTAAAAGACGCATTCGACACATACTATCCAATTATAAAGATATTATGAAAAATATGTCTTTCGTGATTGTAGTCAAACCAAGCTCACAAGAGTTATCTTTTGTGGATATCAAGAAAAAACTTGAAGGCTTACTTATCAAATCTAAATTAATAGAAAAAGAGGATGTATCAAATGCGTAA
- a CDS encoding extracellular solute-binding protein, whose product MKKIFSSLFLIALALVLVACGDQGDRTQAKAKLVEWYELSPDAEFDTTKPVTINFWHRMGSASQIIVAEWIEKFKVLYPNITVNAVKAGDDYNQLAEKIGIAIPAGTMPDIAESYPDHIARYALGDAPLALNYFISHPTLGYSEEELADFLPSLWAEGASYDQAGTILSLPFTKSSEGFFYNKTYFDQHGYEVPTTWDQVFEIAEDIKKREPNAFPFGYDSEDNLFITASKQWGAPYTGYNEQTGKGEVLFNNDQSKEMVKYFKDKVDKGLMLTRTLNGEAYTSDIFKTGSRLYMYVGSTGGTRYAYNQELFDKDMRVGVAPLPSKDGKGAQVQQGPNINLFNSGDEQRMIAAWLFAKFMISAENTAQFAIPSGYAPIRYSAYETQIWKDYVDGIKDNPTTLAEAQNKLVKEAIDMFRNNGEIFFTQAVFSQSSKARTEVGALLVSIFAYNAPNEDALNAYINSEYQKKYNFVTN is encoded by the coding sequence ATGAAAAAAATATTTTCTAGTCTATTTCTAATTGCATTAGCATTAGTATTAGTTGCCTGTGGAGATCAAGGTGACCGTACACAAGCTAAAGCTAAATTAGTTGAGTGGTATGAATTATCACCAGACGCAGAATTTGACACAACAAAACCAGTAACAATTAATTTCTGGCACAGAATGGGAAGCGCTAGCCAAATTATCGTTGCTGAATGGATTGAGAAGTTCAAAGTTCTTTATCCAAACATCACAGTTAACGCAGTTAAAGCTGGTGATGATTATAATCAATTAGCAGAAAAAATCGGTATCGCTATTCCTGCTGGAACAATGCCAGATATCGCTGAAAGTTATCCAGACCATATCGCTAGATATGCTTTAGGTGACGCACCATTAGCATTAAATTATTTTATTTCACACCCAACATTAGGTTATTCTGAAGAAGAATTAGCAGATTTCTTACCATCATTATGGGCTGAAGGTGCTTCTTATGACCAAGCGGGAACAATTCTTTCATTACCATTCACTAAGTCAAGTGAAGGATTCTTCTACAATAAGACTTATTTTGATCAACATGGTTATGAAGTTCCAACAACTTGGGACCAAGTGTTTGAAATTGCTGAAGATATCAAGAAGAGAGAACCAAATGCATTCCCATTCGGTTACGACTCAGAAGATAACTTATTCATTACAGCTTCTAAACAATGGGGAGCTCCTTACACAGGTTATAACGAACAAACAGGTAAAGGTGAAGTATTATTCAACAATGATCAATCAAAAGAAATGGTTAAATACTTCAAAGATAAAGTTGACAAAGGTTTAATGCTAACTCGTACATTAAATGGTGAAGCTTATACATCAGATATTTTCAAGACTGGTTCAAGATTATACATGTATGTAGGTTCAACAGGCGGTACTCGTTATGCTTACAACCAAGAATTATTTGACAAAGATATGAGAGTTGGTGTAGCTCCACTTCCATCTAAAGATGGTAAAGGTGCTCAAGTTCAACAAGGACCAAACATTAACTTATTCAATTCAGGTGACGAACAAAGAATGATTGCTGCTTGGTTATTTGCTAAATTCATGATTTCAGCAGAAAACACAGCACAATTCGCTATTCCTTCAGGATATGCTCCAATTCGTTACTCAGCATATGAAACACAAATCTGGAAAGATTATGTTGATGGTATTAAAGACAATCCAACAACACTTGCAGAAGCTCAAAACAAATTAGTTAAAGAAGCTATCGACATGTTCAGAAACAACGGTGAAATCTTCTTTACACAAGCAGTATTCTCACAAAGTTCTAAAGCTAGAACTGAAGTAGGTGCTTTATTAGTTTCAATATTCGCTTACAACGCACCAAATGAAGACGCATTAAATGCATACATCAATAGCGAATATCAAAAGAAATATAATTTCGTTACTAACTAA
- the jag gene encoding RNA-binding cell elongation regulator Jag/EloR, producing MFKKVEIEAKTQQEALKKATELLKISANKISLEIIKEKKGFLGVGASTTYVASPKVDLVTEGKQYLESIIRALGIETRMEIRSVSPTEFYYRVQSNENALLIGKDGKTLLSFQTLLRNYLASFTSEPILVTLDIGNYHENRKKQLEILATKTAKEVARTRIAVKLDPMNAFDRRIIHAKLAEWRDVETESEGEGEDRAIIIRAKKN from the coding sequence ATGTTTAAAAAAGTAGAAATTGAAGCAAAAACTCAACAAGAAGCACTTAAAAAGGCAACTGAATTATTAAAAATTTCAGCAAACAAGATCTCTTTAGAAATCATTAAAGAGAAAAAAGGTTTTCTAGGTGTTGGTGCATCTACTACTTACGTGGCTAGCCCTAAAGTTGATTTAGTTACTGAAGGAAAACAATATCTTGAATCAATTATTCGTGCATTAGGTATTGAAACAAGAATGGAAATTAGATCAGTTAGTCCAACTGAATTCTACTACCGTGTTCAATCAAACGAAAACGCGTTATTAATTGGTAAAGATGGTAAGACACTATTATCTTTCCAAACTTTATTACGTAACTATTTAGCTTCATTTACAAGTGAACCAATTTTAGTTACATTAGATATTGGAAACTACCACGAAAATAGAAAGAAACAATTAGAAATTTTAGCAACTAAGACTGCAAAAGAAGTTGCTAGAACACGAATTGCTGTTAAACTTGATCCAATGAATGCTTTCGATAGACGTATTATTCATGCTAAATTAGCTGAGTGGAGAGATGTTGAAACTGAGTCTGAAGGTGAAGGCGAAGATAGAGCAATCATCATTCGTGCAAAAAAGAATTAA
- a CDS encoding ATP-binding cassette domain-containing protein, protein MQIKLEGLTKVFSDLKSKTETRAVSNLDIVIPSGKLVGLLGPSGCGKSTTLYMISGLLYPTEGRIYFGDEDVTELSPEQRGIGLVFQNYALYPHMTVRKNILFPLENMNVKKLAIEKAYKQAHMLVAKEEAEAYYGYLEKSESLKNKYRRTEAEAKAQYESAKLAFEKEYLDGKKANPALKGQLKTTLKQNLANLKINFTKRVQDFEQAYLKERNAITPANLNQLLPTINAKFAKVEADYSKALNEYRAELAKENLEPKQHKAKLELFIEKNIPQAVKIVSEAKLVDYKKQMNDEAYKMAKLVGIEDQLDKKPGQLSGGQQQRVAIARALVKKPRVLLLDEPLSNLDARLRLQTREEIKRIQKETGITTVFVTHDQEEAMSISDEIIIMNYGEEQQKGVPQEVYDQPENLFSAKFLGTPPINLYKAEVENQKVLIDGKVVFESSKLDKALTGEVVVGVRPEGYELAEDGVLEVKALFVETIGRDLSLVASHQNGMTESFRIVLNNDTDDVKNKPAVKFNLKANKTFIFDKVTGRRLA, encoded by the coding sequence ATGCAAATTAAACTAGAAGGATTAACAAAAGTCTTTTCAGATTTAAAATCAAAAACCGAAACACGCGCAGTTTCAAATTTAGATATTGTTATTCCGTCAGGTAAGTTAGTTGGCTTATTAGGGCCATCTGGATGTGGTAAATCTACTACTTTATACATGATTTCAGGTTTACTATACCCAACAGAAGGTAGAATTTACTTTGGGGATGAAGATGTAACAGAATTATCTCCAGAACAAAGAGGAATTGGATTAGTATTCCAAAACTATGCGTTATATCCTCACATGACAGTAAGAAAAAACATTTTATTCCCTTTAGAAAATATGAATGTTAAAAAACTTGCTATCGAAAAAGCGTATAAACAAGCACACATGCTAGTAGCTAAGGAAGAAGCAGAAGCTTATTACGGTTACTTAGAAAAATCTGAGTCATTAAAGAATAAGTATAGAAGAACTGAAGCTGAAGCAAAAGCACAATATGAAAGTGCTAAATTAGCATTTGAAAAAGAATATTTAGATGGCAAAAAAGCTAATCCAGCTTTAAAAGGTCAATTAAAGACTACTTTAAAGCAAAACTTAGCTAATTTAAAAATCAATTTTACTAAACGCGTTCAAGATTTTGAACAAGCTTACTTAAAAGAAAGAAACGCAATTACTCCAGCAAACTTAAATCAATTACTTCCAACAATCAATGCTAAATTTGCTAAAGTTGAAGCAGATTACTCAAAAGCTTTAAATGAATATAGAGCAGAATTAGCAAAAGAAAACTTAGAACCTAAACAACATAAAGCTAAGTTAGAATTATTTATTGAAAAGAACATTCCTCAAGCAGTAAAAATTGTTAGTGAAGCTAAATTAGTTGATTATAAGAAACAAATGAACGATGAAGCATACAAGATGGCTAAACTTGTTGGTATTGAAGACCAATTAGATAAGAAACCTGGTCAATTATCAGGTGGTCAACAACAACGTGTTGCTATTGCTCGTGCATTAGTTAAAAAACCAAGAGTATTATTATTAGACGAACCACTATCAAACTTAGATGCTCGTTTACGTTTACAAACTCGTGAAGAAATTAAACGTATTCAAAAAGAAACAGGCATTACAACAGTATTCGTAACACACGACCAAGAAGAAGCAATGTCAATTTCTGATGAAATTATCATCATGAACTACGGTGAAGAACAACAAAAAGGTGTTCCACAAGAAGTTTATGATCAACCAGAAAACTTATTCAGTGCTAAATTCTTAGGTACTCCACCAATCAACCTTTACAAGGCTGAAGTTGAAAACCAAAAAGTTTTAATTGATGGAAAAGTCGTATTTGAATCAAGTAAGTTAGACAAAGCACTTACAGGTGAAGTCGTAGTCGGTGTTAGACCAGAAGGCTACGAATTAGCAGAAGATGGAGTTTTAGAAGTTAAAGCGTTATTCGTTGAAACTATCGGTAGAGACTTATCATTAGTTGCTTCACATCAAAACGGTATGACAGAATCATTCAGAATTGTATTAAACAATGATACTGATGATGTTAAGAACAAACCAGCAGTTAAATTTAACTTAAAAGCTAATAAGACTTTCATCTTTGATAAAGTAACTGGTAGGAGATTAGCATAA
- a CDS encoding carbohydrate ABC transporter permease: MLENKKDWKAWLYLAIPLFLLVVFTFYPLIKTILISFFSGYNPISDEFGNYFDLAAYAALAKDPYFKDAIKNTLIIVFVSVPVSTALAILIAVGLNTIKPLQKFFQTIFFLPYVTNTLAIGMVFSVMFSHPLTQGVVAEGLINTLFNLSVDWVGVTATYNNWMMVVLIYTVWSGLAFKILVFIGGLQNISKQYYDAAKIDSASPKRVFTKITLPLLSPIVSYIIITSLIGAFKSYEAVLAVVSNSNRLDPERWTAVAYVYDKINQYGFDNQGISYYSRGAAGAVVLFLIILVFTFINLYVSKRRVHY, encoded by the coding sequence ATGTTAGAAAATAAAAAAGATTGGAAGGCTTGGTTATATTTGGCGATTCCACTATTCTTATTAGTGGTATTCACCTTTTACCCATTAATCAAAACCATCCTAATTTCTTTCTTCTCAGGGTATAACCCAATTTCTGACGAATTCGGTAATTATTTCGACTTAGCAGCTTATGCAGCATTAGCGAAAGATCCATATTTCAAGGATGCAATTAAAAATACATTAATTATCGTGTTTGTGTCAGTACCAGTTTCAACTGCATTAGCAATCTTAATTGCAGTTGGATTAAACACAATTAAACCATTACAAAAGTTTTTCCAAACAATATTCTTCTTACCATATGTAACCAATACATTAGCAATTGGTATGGTATTTAGCGTAATGTTCTCACACCCATTAACTCAAGGCGTTGTTGCTGAAGGTTTAATCAATACATTATTTAATTTAAGTGTTGACTGGGTAGGGGTAACGGCAACTTACAATAACTGGATGATGGTTGTCCTAATTTACACAGTATGGAGTGGGTTAGCATTCAAAATCTTAGTATTTATTGGCGGATTACAAAACATCTCTAAACAATACTACGATGCAGCGAAAATCGACTCAGCTTCACCAAAACGTGTATTCACAAAAATTACATTACCATTATTATCACCAATCGTTTCATATATCATCATCACATCATTAATTGGTGCGTTTAAATCATATGAAGCAGTATTAGCGGTAGTAAGTAATAGCAATAGATTAGACCCTGAACGTTGGACTGCGGTTGCGTATGTTTATGACAAGATTAACCAATATGGTTTCGATAACCAAGGTATCTCTTATTATTCAAGAGGTGCTGCAGGTGCGGTAGTCTTATTCTTAATTATTCTTGTCTTTACTTTCATTAACCTATATGTAAGTAAACGTCGCGTTCACTACTAG
- a CDS encoding carbohydrate ABC transporter permease gives MTEQNLNLKVDYRTNEKLKAQKTAIFAGKAGIYIFLTIMALMIIIPFYWMLNVSLQSTDEVLNSLNVSLFPKVFSPKNYINVFFYESSTAKISFPRYLTNTLVVAVFSTIGGTIFSILVAFALSRLNFKGRELIFSILLATMMIPGEMMVISNFVTVAKLGWADSQGIGSYLAMIVPFMVSIFHIYLLRQNFKQIPNELYYAAKIDGCGDFKYLTKVMVPMAKSSIITIVILKLMGTWNAYIWPNLVAHEEYRLVTTWLRGSFVDQAESGVGRPLLNYQMAATVLVTVPLLLLFIFFRKYIMSGVSRSGVKG, from the coding sequence ATGACAGAGCAAAATTTAAATTTAAAAGTTGACTATAGAACAAATGAGAAATTAAAAGCACAAAAAACTGCAATTTTTGCAGGTAAAGCAGGTATTTACATCTTCCTTACCATCATGGCTTTAATGATTATCATTCCGTTCTATTGGATGTTAAACGTATCATTACAAAGTACTGATGAAGTATTAAACTCACTTAACGTAAGCTTATTCCCTAAAGTATTCTCACCAAAGAACTACATTAACGTGTTCTTTTATGAATCAAGCACAGCAAAAATCTCATTCCCTAGATATTTAACAAATACATTAGTTGTTGCGGTATTCTCAACAATTGGAGGAACAATCTTCTCAATCTTAGTTGCGTTCGCATTATCTAGATTAAATTTCAAAGGAAGAGAATTAATTTTCAGTATTTTATTAGCTACAATGATGATTCCAGGGGAAATGATGGTTATCTCTAACTTCGTAACAGTTGCGAAATTAGGATGGGCAGATTCTCAAGGTATCGGATCATACTTAGCAATGATTGTTCCATTTATGGTATCAATCTTCCATATTTACTTATTAAGACAAAACTTTAAGCAAATTCCAAATGAATTATATTACGCAGCAAAAATTGATGGTTGTGGAGACTTCAAATACTTAACAAAAGTAATGGTTCCAATGGCTAAATCATCAATTATTACGATTGTAATCTTAAAGTTGATGGGAACATGGAATGCCTATATTTGGCCTAACTTAGTTGCTCACGAAGAATATCGTTTAGTAACTACATGGTTAAGAGGTTCATTCGTCGATCAAGCTGAATCGGGCGTTGGTCGTCCATTATTAAACTATCAAATGGCAGCAACAGTATTAGTTACTGTTCCATTATTACTACTCTTCATTTTCTTTAGAAAATATATTATGAGTGGTGTATCTAGATCGGGAGTTAAGGGTTAA
- a CDS encoding YidC/Oxa1 family membrane protein insertase has translation MRKILALITVLVFGLVIVACAPKVEKTSSFISPNKIVYGVDELNGTKPNVKEGDFDYYYIYSNKTVAKQTVSINDVKVELVSNNIYTITYDNASYKVYAYDETATNKDTVVLATLSATYGITDEDVKANNVKNLFFTVIANKVDLDGISIISATYGAENNDEITAQAAKDVVIYPENYDENVYKTSSENNLVFPLEDLVNESITIKNLTYKPADNQLPINFKMKNSWLGYVWDYVLIIPIAFIMSLFAGIFGNSFAVGILFATIIVRTIAWPIYARANDMSMKMALAQPDLNRLQAKYATKKDPASQQKMQMEMMAIYKKHKISMLGCLTPLMQMPIFLAMFQVVYRISVPGGAFVDKISNKTLLFGTIDLTIGGWNDVWSYILAAIVGVTMYLLQRLSTKKPSYAKNTGSQVKTEQQLQQEQTMKTVSIVMVGMMVLTTITSVNALGFYWVVGNIYSIFQSIINRKLSEKKYQKTKATQSIV, from the coding sequence ATGCGTAAAATTTTAGCATTAATTACAGTGTTAGTCTTTGGTTTGGTGATCGTTGCTTGTGCTCCTAAAGTTGAGAAAACAAGCTCATTTATCTCGCCTAATAAAATTGTTTATGGTGTAGATGAATTAAACGGAACAAAACCAAATGTAAAAGAAGGCGACTTCGACTACTATTACATTTACAGCAACAAGACTGTTGCTAAACAAACTGTTTCTATCAATGATGTGAAAGTTGAATTAGTATCTAATAATATTTATACGATTACATACGATAATGCATCATATAAAGTATATGCTTACGATGAAACAGCAACAAATAAAGATACTGTAGTATTAGCTACGTTATCAGCAACTTACGGCATTACAGATGAAGATGTTAAAGCGAATAACGTTAAAAACTTATTCTTTACAGTAATCGCTAATAAAGTTGATTTAGACGGAATCTCAATTATTTCTGCAACTTATGGTGCTGAAAACAACGATGAAATAACTGCTCAAGCAGCAAAAGACGTTGTAATTTACCCAGAAAACTATGATGAAAATGTATATAAAACATCATCAGAAAATAACTTAGTTTTCCCACTAGAAGATTTAGTAAATGAATCAATTACAATTAAAAACTTAACTTACAAACCAGCAGATAATCAATTACCAATCAACTTTAAAATGAAAAATAGTTGGTTAGGATACGTTTGGGATTATGTATTAATTATCCCAATTGCATTCATTATGAGTTTATTTGCAGGTATCTTTGGTAACAGTTTTGCAGTAGGAATTTTATTCGCAACTATCATTGTTCGTACAATTGCATGGCCAATCTATGCTCGTGCAAATGATATGTCAATGAAAATGGCTCTAGCACAACCAGATTTAAATAGACTACAAGCTAAATATGCTACAAAAAAAGACCCTGCTTCTCAACAAAAGATGCAAATGGAAATGATGGCGATCTATAAAAAACATAAAATTTCTATGTTAGGATGCTTGACCCCATTAATGCAAATGCCAATCTTCTTAGCTATGTTCCAAGTTGTTTATAGAATTTCAGTACCTGGTGGTGCATTTGTTGATAAGATTTCTAACAAAACATTATTATTCGGAACAATCGACTTAACAATCGGTGGATGGAATGATGTATGGAGCTATATCTTAGCTGCAATCGTTGGGGTAACAATGTATTTACTACAAAGATTATCAACTAAGAAACCATCTTATGCTAAAAATACAGGTTCACAAGTTAAGACTGAACAACAATTACAACAAGAACAAACAATGAAGACTGTTTCTATTGTAATGGTTGGTATGATGGTGTTAACTACAATCACTTCAGTAAATGCCTTAGGGTTCTACTGGGTAGTAGGTAATATTTACTCAATTTTCCAATCAATTATCAATAGAAAACTATCAGAAAAGAAATATCAAAAAACTAAAGCAACTCAATCAATTGTATAA
- the asnS gene encoding asparagine--tRNA ligase — MKLTVRKIYENPAKFADSTVVLSGWVRNHRDQKEFGFINLNDGSFFETIQVVYERDKTEDFEQVTKLTVGSAIEVVGTLELTPDRNQPFEIKATKVTLLGGADETYPIQPKRHTREFLREVAHLRPRTNLFSAVFRVRSIAAFGIHKFFQERNFVYVNTPLITANDGEGAGEMFKVTTLNLDKLPRLENGEIDYSKDFFGKQANLTVTGQLEGEAYAMAFRDIYTFGPTFRAENSNTTTHASEFWMIEPEIAFADLEDDMQLIEEMVKYVVKYVLDSAPEEMAFFDKFVQPGLLKKLNDLLTSKFNRVTHKEAIDLLINSGVKFENKPAHGRDLAKEHEKFLTETYFKSPVFVTNWPKDIKAFYMRLNDDNETVAAVDLLVPGSGELVGGSQREERLDVLLSRMKEMNVPIADLDWYLDLRRYGGCKHAGFGLGFERFLIYITGVENIRDVIPFPRTPKNILF, encoded by the coding sequence ATGAAGTTAACCGTAAGAAAGATTTATGAAAATCCAGCAAAATTTGCTGATTCTACAGTTGTATTATCAGGCTGGGTTAGAAACCACAGAGATCAAAAAGAGTTCGGATTTATCAACCTAAACGATGGTAGTTTCTTTGAAACAATTCAAGTCGTTTATGAAAGAGATAAAACAGAAGATTTTGAACAAGTTACTAAATTAACAGTTGGATCTGCAATTGAAGTTGTGGGTACATTAGAATTAACACCAGATAGAAATCAACCATTTGAAATTAAAGCAACTAAAGTAACACTATTAGGTGGAGCAGATGAAACATATCCTATTCAACCTAAACGTCATACAAGAGAATTCTTAAGAGAAGTTGCTCACTTACGTCCAAGAACAAATCTTTTTAGTGCTGTTTTCAGAGTAAGAAGTATTGCAGCTTTTGGAATTCACAAGTTCTTCCAAGAAAGAAATTTTGTATATGTTAATACACCACTTATCACTGCAAATGACGGTGAAGGTGCTGGTGAAATGTTTAAAGTAACCACATTAAATTTAGACAAACTACCAAGATTAGAAAATGGCGAAATTGACTATTCTAAAGATTTCTTTGGTAAACAAGCAAACCTAACTGTAACAGGACAATTAGAAGGTGAAGCTTATGCGATGGCATTTAGAGATATCTATACATTTGGTCCTACATTTAGAGCAGAAAATTCTAATACAACAACGCACGCATCAGAGTTCTGGATGATTGAACCAGAAATAGCATTTGCTGATTTAGAAGATGATATGCAATTAATCGAAGAAATGGTTAAATACGTTGTTAAGTACGTCTTAGATAGTGCACCAGAAGAAATGGCATTCTTTGATAAGTTTGTTCAACCAGGGTTATTAAAGAAATTAAATGATTTATTAACATCTAAATTCAATCGTGTAACACATAAAGAAGCAATTGATTTATTAATTAATTCAGGCGTTAAATTTGAAAATAAACCAGCCCATGGCAGAGATTTAGCAAAAGAACACGAAAAGTTCTTAACTGAGACTTATTTTAAATCACCAGTGTTTGTTACTAACTGGCCAAAAGACATTAAAGCGTTCTATATGAGATTAAATGATGATAATGAAACAGTAGCAGCCGTTGACTTATTAGTACCAGGTTCAGGAGAACTTGTTGGTGGATCTCAAAGAGAAGAAAGATTAGATGTTTTATTAAGCCGTATGAAAGAAATGAATGTGCCAATTGCTGATCTTGATTGGTACTTAGATTTACGCCGCTATGGTGGATGTAAACATGCTGGATTTGGATTAGGATTTGAGAGATTCTTAATCTACATCACAGGGGTTGAAAACATCCGTGATGTGATTCCTTTCCCAAGAACACCTAAAAATATTTTATTCTAA
- a CDS encoding DNA recombination protein RmuC: protein MDTTQIILIIIGIILLAVLILVIFLLTKKPAIVKPNNEQDTEARIRYQQELISKLETLKVEVSKELELINQKSKGEIKDELNAFKEIITTKVTSDMTQINEKVEKRLTEGFKTSKETFDEVLKRLTVIDTTQRNIEKLSTNVDELSRLLSDKKLRGMYGEGQLYMILNNVFGEGNHELYEPQHKLSNGTLVDAMIFGPEGVGNIPVDSKFSLENYLLMNNHEASQDERNQATKDFKANIKKHIDDIAGKYLIKGETSDQAIMFIPSEAVFSEIHAKFPELIEYAQNKHVWITSPTTFVYMLTMIVVISSNVQREKNAEKMLKELQSLFNDFELFFKRWEDVKKAVDKLSTTTEALDKPMFRLNKKVYKIESSNFEALNEPDEVE from the coding sequence ATGGATACAACTCAAATCATCTTAATTATTATTGGTATTATTTTATTAGCCGTGCTAATTTTAGTCATTTTTTTACTAACTAAAAAACCAGCAATCGTTAAACCGAATAATGAACAAGATACAGAAGCTAGAATTAGATATCAACAAGAATTAATTAGTAAACTTGAGACACTCAAAGTTGAAGTAAGTAAAGAATTAGAACTGATCAATCAAAAGTCTAAAGGTGAAATCAAGGACGAGCTAAACGCATTTAAAGAAATCATAACAACCAAAGTAACAAGTGATATGACTCAAATTAATGAAAAGGTTGAAAAGCGTTTAACAGAAGGATTTAAAACTTCTAAGGAAACCTTTGATGAAGTTTTAAAAAGACTTACTGTGATTGATACAACGCAACGTAATATTGAAAAATTATCAACAAACGTAGATGAACTTTCACGATTATTATCAGATAAGAAATTACGCGGTATGTATGGCGAAGGCCAACTTTATATGATTTTAAATAATGTTTTTGGTGAAGGTAATCACGAGTTATATGAACCGCAGCATAAATTATCCAATGGAACTTTAGTAGACGCGATGATTTTTGGCCCAGAAGGTGTAGGAAATATTCCTGTAGACTCTAAATTCTCCTTAGAAAACTATTTACTTATGAACAATCATGAAGCAAGTCAAGATGAGCGTAACCAAGCAACAAAAGATTTCAAAGCAAATATCAAAAAGCATATTGATGATATTGCCGGTAAATATTTAATTAAAGGCGAAACATCAGATCAAGCGATTATGTTTATTCCAAGTGAAGCAGTTTTCTCGGAAATTCATGCAAAATTCCCTGAGTTAATTGAATATGCTCAAAACAAGCATGTTTGGATTACGTCTCCAACCACATTTGTATATATGTTAACAATGATTGTTGTGATTTCATCTAATGTTCAAAGAGAAAAAAATGCAGAAAAAATGTTAAAAGAACTACAATCGTTATTTAATGATTTTGAATTATTCTTTAAGCGCTGGGAAGATGTTAAGAAGGCCGTTGATAAACTATCAACGACAACAGAAGCATTAGATAAACCGATGTTTAGATTAAATAAAAAGGTTTATAAAATAGAAAGTTCAAATTTTGAAGCATTAAATGAACCCGATGAAGTTGAATAA